The following coding sequences are from one Rathayibacter sp. VKM Ac-2760 window:
- a CDS encoding FAD-dependent monooxygenase, with the protein MRIACIGGGPGGLYSAILLKLADPGREVVLYERSAADSTFGFGVVFSQETLDNLRDADPVSYASIEALWRRWSAMDVDFRGFRERSDGHAFAALARKDLLLTLTARARELGVDLRHETTAPGLDALRRDYDLVIAGDGVSSPTRTALAAQLGSAVETRPFKYAWFGTARPVDCFTFVFVDTPHGMFWAHVYPYDDEHSTFLVETDPDTWARAGLDALDAAREPGRTDERSMAYCEEVFAEYLGGHRLVGNNSGWQNFRDVTNERWFDGSVVVIGDAAHTAHFSIGSGTKQALEDAIALVAAVDSSADVPSALALYEAERRPVAASLRRSAMTSLRWFESIDRYTALPPEQFVFQLLTRSQRITYDNLRVRDPLYVARLDEWFHGSRLAEGGTAAPGTPPMFHPLTLRGLTLKNRIAVSPMAQYSAVDGVPSRWHLVHLGSRAIGGAGLIFTEMACVSPEGRITPGCPGLWNDEQQEAWAEIVDFVHSESTAKIAAQIGHAGRKGATRVMWEGVDEPLEEGGWPISGPSPLPYGPESQVPHELSAAEIAAITGQHVESARRAAEAGFDLLELHFAHGYLVSSFLSPLSNVREDSYGGSLRNRARFALEILEAVRAVWPEDRPISVRLSATDWVEGGFDGDDAVEVSRWLKAAGADIIDVSTGQTSTAARPDYGRLYQTPFSDRIRHEAAVPTMTVGAVSSIDDINTILVAGRADLCLLARPHLVDPYWTLNAALDQGWVDPTTPPQYLSGLRARRRVQTP; encoded by the coding sequence ATGAGAATCGCCTGCATCGGCGGAGGCCCCGGTGGCCTCTACTCCGCCATCCTGCTCAAGCTCGCCGACCCCGGGCGCGAGGTCGTGCTCTACGAGCGCAGCGCCGCCGACAGCACCTTCGGCTTCGGCGTCGTCTTCTCGCAGGAGACCCTCGACAATCTCCGCGACGCCGACCCGGTCTCGTACGCCTCGATCGAGGCGCTCTGGCGCCGGTGGTCGGCGATGGACGTCGACTTCCGCGGTTTCCGCGAGCGGTCGGACGGGCACGCCTTCGCCGCGCTCGCGCGGAAGGACCTGCTGCTCACCCTCACCGCCCGCGCCCGCGAGCTCGGCGTCGACCTGCGGCACGAGACCACCGCGCCCGGCCTCGACGCGCTGCGCCGCGACTACGACCTCGTCATCGCCGGCGACGGAGTGAGCAGCCCGACCCGCACGGCGCTGGCCGCGCAGCTCGGCAGCGCCGTCGAGACGCGGCCGTTCAAGTACGCCTGGTTCGGCACCGCGCGGCCGGTCGACTGCTTCACCTTCGTCTTCGTCGACACCCCGCACGGGATGTTCTGGGCGCACGTCTACCCCTACGACGACGAGCACTCGACCTTCCTGGTCGAGACCGATCCGGACACCTGGGCCCGCGCGGGACTCGACGCCCTCGACGCCGCGCGCGAGCCGGGCCGGACCGACGAGCGCTCGATGGCCTACTGCGAGGAGGTCTTCGCGGAGTACCTCGGCGGGCACCGGCTCGTCGGCAACAACTCGGGCTGGCAGAACTTCCGCGACGTGACGAACGAGCGCTGGTTCGACGGCTCCGTCGTGGTGATCGGCGACGCCGCGCACACCGCGCACTTCTCGATCGGCTCGGGCACGAAGCAGGCGCTCGAGGACGCGATCGCGCTCGTCGCGGCGGTCGACTCCTCCGCCGACGTGCCCTCGGCGCTCGCGCTCTACGAGGCCGAGCGGCGGCCCGTCGCCGCGTCGCTGCGGCGCTCGGCGATGACGAGTCTGCGCTGGTTCGAGAGCATCGACCGCTACACCGCGCTGCCGCCGGAGCAGTTCGTCTTCCAGCTGCTCACCCGCAGCCAGCGGATCACCTACGACAACCTGCGAGTGCGCGATCCGCTCTACGTGGCGCGGCTCGACGAGTGGTTCCACGGCAGCCGACTCGCGGAGGGCGGCACCGCCGCGCCGGGCACGCCGCCGATGTTCCACCCGCTGACCCTTCGCGGACTGACGCTCAAGAACCGCATCGCGGTCTCGCCGATGGCGCAGTACTCGGCCGTCGACGGGGTGCCCAGCCGGTGGCACCTGGTGCACCTCGGCTCGCGCGCGATCGGCGGCGCCGGCCTGATCTTCACCGAGATGGCCTGCGTATCGCCGGAGGGGCGGATCACGCCCGGCTGCCCCGGGCTGTGGAACGACGAGCAGCAGGAGGCGTGGGCCGAGATCGTCGACTTCGTCCACTCCGAGAGCACCGCGAAGATCGCGGCCCAGATCGGCCACGCCGGCCGGAAGGGCGCGACGCGGGTGATGTGGGAGGGCGTCGACGAGCCACTGGAGGAGGGCGGCTGGCCGATCAGCGGGCCCTCGCCGCTGCCGTACGGGCCCGAGAGCCAGGTGCCGCACGAGCTGAGCGCGGCGGAGATCGCCGCGATCACCGGGCAGCACGTCGAGTCCGCGCGGCGGGCGGCCGAGGCGGGCTTCGACCTGCTCGAGCTGCACTTCGCGCACGGCTACCTGGTCTCGAGCTTCCTCAGCCCGCTGTCGAACGTGCGCGAGGACTCCTACGGCGGCTCGCTGCGCAACCGCGCGCGCTTCGCCCTCGAGATCCTCGAGGCGGTGCGCGCCGTGTGGCCGGAGGACCGGCCGATCAGCGTGCGCCTCAGCGCGACCGACTGGGTCGAGGGCGGATTCGACGGCGACGACGCGGTCGAGGTGTCGCGCTGGCTGAAGGCGGCCGGCGCCGACATCATCGACGTCTCGACCGGGCAGACCAGCACCGCCGCGCGCCCGGACTACGGCCGGCTCTACCAGACGCCGTTCAGCGACCGGATCCGCCACGAGGCCGCCGTGCCGACGATGACCGTCGGCGCCGTCTCGAGCATCGACGACATCAACACGATCCTCGTCGCCGGGCGGGCCGACCTCTGCCTGCTCGCGCGCCCGCACCTGGTCGACCCGTACTGGACGCTCAACGCGGCGCTCGATCAGGGCTGGGTCGACCCGACCACGCCGCCGCAGTACCTCTCCGGTCTGCGCGCCCGGCGCCGGGTGCAGACCCCGTGA
- a CDS encoding RidA family protein, with protein sequence MTHETINPPELARPSGFAHGTKSGDLVHLGGQTAMDATGAIVPGGIVEQFRQSFSNVLTTLAAAGGQPSDLVSVTIYLLDIPEYQRNGREIGRIWRELAGTHYPAMAGVGVTALWQPEALIEIQGVAVLAPR encoded by the coding sequence ATGACGCACGAGACCATCAACCCGCCCGAGCTGGCCCGTCCGTCCGGCTTCGCCCACGGCACGAAGTCCGGCGACCTCGTGCACCTCGGCGGGCAGACCGCGATGGACGCGACGGGCGCGATCGTGCCGGGCGGCATCGTCGAGCAGTTCCGCCAGTCGTTCTCCAACGTGCTGACCACGCTGGCCGCGGCGGGCGGGCAGCCCTCCGACCTCGTCTCGGTGACGATCTACCTGCTCGACATCCCCGAGTACCAGCGGAACGGCCGCGAGATCGGCCGCATCTGGCGCGAGCTGGCCGGCACGCACTACCCGGCGATGGCCGGAGTCGGCGTCACGGCGCTCTGGCAGCCGGAGGCCCTGATCGAGATCCAGGGGGTCGCCGTCCTCGCCCCGCGCTGA
- a CDS encoding AMP-binding protein — protein MPDADFWNPKTEQLEREDLRALQFAKLTRLVEWAGARSPFYRESFARAGFAPEQLKSWSDIERVPFLTREDWMASQEAHPPYGGLAVAGAEAAIRLHTTSGTSGKTPLRALDSRKDWKWSAEMWSYALWGMGVRATDIGYVAFGYGSFIGFWGLHNGLEKIGALTIPGGAQTTAARVKQIIDFGATVVASTPTYAIRLAQEAEALGYDLRSSPVRTVILSGEPAGSIPETKALIESLWGAKTFDTAGMTEVSTIFMFEPANQPGGCQIIEDHFIEQVVDPETGLEQPYGEPGERVCTSFGRGIVPLIRYRTADLVVKVPHTVAANGRTWDLYEGGILGRVDDMKLVRGTNVYPRAVEGIIRTFSGIEEFQLRITREGIRDEITLVIEPAATLGDGEWGDLATCLGRDLADAHEGLRFLIERAPADSLPRFELKAKRLTDLRTA, from the coding sequence ATGCCTGACGCAGATTTCTGGAATCCCAAGACCGAGCAGCTCGAGCGCGAGGACCTCCGCGCCCTGCAGTTCGCCAAGCTCACCCGGCTCGTCGAGTGGGCCGGAGCGCGCAGCCCGTTCTACCGCGAGAGCTTCGCCCGCGCCGGCTTCGCGCCCGAGCAGCTGAAGAGCTGGAGCGACATCGAGCGCGTGCCCTTCCTCACCCGCGAGGACTGGATGGCCAGCCAGGAGGCGCACCCGCCCTACGGCGGCCTGGCCGTCGCGGGAGCGGAGGCCGCCATCCGGCTGCACACCACCTCCGGCACCTCGGGCAAGACGCCGCTGCGCGCGCTCGACTCCCGGAAGGACTGGAAGTGGTCGGCCGAGATGTGGTCGTACGCGCTCTGGGGCATGGGCGTCCGCGCCACCGACATCGGCTACGTGGCCTTCGGCTACGGCTCGTTCATCGGCTTCTGGGGTCTGCACAACGGCCTCGAGAAGATCGGCGCGCTGACCATCCCCGGCGGCGCGCAGACCACGGCGGCGCGGGTCAAGCAGATCATCGACTTCGGCGCGACGGTGGTCGCCTCGACCCCCACCTACGCGATCCGGCTGGCGCAGGAGGCGGAGGCCCTCGGCTACGACCTGCGGAGCTCGCCCGTGCGCACCGTGATCCTGTCCGGGGAGCCGGCCGGCTCCATCCCCGAGACCAAGGCGCTGATCGAGTCGCTCTGGGGCGCCAAGACCTTCGACACGGCGGGCATGACCGAGGTGTCGACGATCTTCATGTTCGAGCCGGCGAACCAGCCGGGCGGCTGCCAGATCATCGAGGACCACTTCATCGAGCAGGTCGTCGACCCGGAGACCGGGCTCGAGCAGCCCTACGGCGAGCCGGGGGAGCGGGTCTGCACCTCGTTCGGCCGCGGCATCGTCCCGCTGATCCGCTACCGCACCGCCGACCTCGTGGTGAAGGTGCCGCACACCGTCGCCGCGAACGGCCGCACCTGGGACCTCTACGAGGGCGGCATCCTCGGCCGGGTGGACGACATGAAGCTGGTGCGCGGCACCAACGTCTACCCCCGCGCCGTCGAGGGCATCATCCGCACCTTCTCCGGCATCGAGGAGTTCCAGCTCCGGATCACCCGCGAGGGGATCCGCGACGAGATCACCCTCGTGATCGAGCCGGCCGCGACCCTCGGCGACGGCGAGTGGGGCGACCTCGCGACCTGCCTGGGCCGTGACCTGGCCGACGCCCACGAGGGCCTGCGTTTCCTCATCGAGCGCGCCCCCGCCGACTCGCTGCCGCGCTTCGAGCTCAAGGCCAAGCGCCTCACCGACCTCCGCACCGCCTGA
- a CDS encoding tryptophan 2,3-dioxygenase family protein codes for MALDRNTRDLESGIVTDLREKMSYGSYLSLETLLSAQNPVSSPEHHDEMLFIIQHQTSELWLKLVLHELRAACRLIAADDLSGGLKKIARVKHIQKTMTEQWSVLATMTPTEYAQFRDFLANSSGFQSHQYRAVEFILGNKNAKMLDVFRGDEAARAELQELLEAPSLYDEFLRYLDRAGHEVPAELLERDVTLAHVFTPSLVPVFQRIYENEREFWGAYEACEELVDVEDNFQTWRFRHLRTVQRTIGFKPGTGGSSGVGFLQKALELTFFPELFAVRTEIGRR; via the coding sequence ATGGCCCTCGACCGGAACACCCGTGATCTCGAGAGCGGGATCGTCACCGATCTGCGCGAGAAGATGAGCTACGGCTCCTACCTCTCGCTCGAGACGCTGCTCTCCGCGCAGAACCCCGTGAGCAGTCCTGAGCACCACGACGAGATGCTGTTCATCATCCAGCACCAGACCTCCGAGCTCTGGCTCAAGCTCGTGCTGCACGAGCTGCGGGCGGCCTGCCGACTGATCGCCGCCGACGACCTCTCCGGCGGGCTCAAGAAGATCGCGCGGGTGAAGCACATCCAGAAGACGATGACCGAGCAGTGGTCGGTCCTCGCCACGATGACGCCGACCGAGTACGCGCAGTTCCGCGACTTCCTCGCGAACTCCTCCGGCTTCCAATCGCACCAGTACCGCGCGGTCGAGTTCATCCTCGGCAACAAGAACGCGAAGATGCTCGACGTGTTCCGCGGCGACGAGGCCGCGCGCGCCGAGCTGCAGGAGCTGCTCGAGGCGCCGAGCCTCTACGACGAGTTCCTGCGCTACCTCGACCGCGCCGGTCACGAGGTGCCGGCCGAGCTGCTCGAGCGCGATGTCACGCTCGCCCACGTCTTCACTCCCTCGCTCGTCCCGGTCTTCCAGCGGATCTACGAGAACGAGCGCGAGTTCTGGGGCGCCTACGAGGCCTGCGAGGAGCTCGTGGACGTCGAGGACAACTTCCAGACCTGGCGCTTCCGCCACCTCCGCACGGTCCAGCGCACCATCGGCTTCAAGCCGGGGACGGGCGGATCCAGCGGAGTAGGGTTCCTGCAGAAGGCGCTCGAGCTCACGTTCTTCCCCGAGCTCTTCGCCGTGCGCACCGAGATCGGACGACGATGA
- a CDS encoding aminotransferase class V-fold PLP-dependent enzyme has protein sequence MTATTTQATTAQAATAAELDRRDPLAAYRSRFLGADDPGVAAYVDGNSLGRPLADLPERYADFVRDSWGHRLIRGWDDSWFQLPLTLGDRLGSAVLGAGPGQVVVGDSTTVSLYKLIRTALHARPGRSEIVIDRGNFPTDRFVVEGIAAETGASIRWIETELGGGVTPDDVRAVVGAGTAVVVLSQVAYRSGYAADVPAITDIVHEAGALALWDLCHSAGVLPIELDAWGVDLATGCTYKYLNGGPGAPAFLYVRSELIADAVQPIWGWMGVKDSFRMGESYDPADGIRRFVSGTPPIVGMIAMQAMLDLIEEAGLPAIHAKSLELTAYAVELFDAHLAPLGVELSTTRDPERRGGHITVDHPSFAAMVPVLWERGVIPDFRTPSGIRLGLSPLSTSFAEVELVVLAVRDLLVEGAASGEHAGDGGPVSEERARG, from the coding sequence ATGACCGCCACCACCACGCAGGCCACCACGGCGCAGGCAGCCACCGCCGCGGAGCTCGACCGCCGCGACCCGCTCGCCGCGTACCGCTCGCGCTTCCTCGGCGCCGACGACCCGGGGGTCGCCGCCTACGTCGACGGCAACTCGCTGGGCAGGCCGCTCGCCGATCTCCCCGAGCGCTACGCCGACTTCGTCCGCGACAGCTGGGGCCACCGCCTCATCCGCGGCTGGGACGACAGCTGGTTCCAGCTGCCGCTGACGCTCGGCGACCGCCTCGGCTCCGCGGTGCTCGGCGCGGGCCCCGGCCAGGTCGTCGTCGGCGACTCGACCACCGTGTCGCTCTACAAGCTGATCCGCACGGCGCTGCACGCGCGGCCCGGTCGCTCCGAGATCGTCATCGACCGCGGCAACTTCCCGACCGACCGCTTCGTGGTCGAGGGGATCGCCGCAGAGACCGGCGCGAGCATCCGCTGGATCGAGACAGAGCTCGGCGGCGGCGTCACGCCCGACGACGTGCGCGCGGTCGTCGGCGCAGGCACGGCCGTGGTCGTGCTCAGCCAGGTCGCCTACCGCTCGGGCTACGCGGCCGACGTCCCGGCGATCACGGACATCGTGCACGAGGCGGGAGCGCTCGCGCTCTGGGACCTCTGCCACTCCGCCGGCGTGCTGCCGATCGAGCTCGACGCCTGGGGCGTGGACCTGGCGACGGGCTGCACCTACAAGTACCTCAACGGCGGGCCGGGTGCGCCCGCGTTCCTCTACGTCCGGAGCGAGCTGATCGCCGACGCGGTGCAGCCGATCTGGGGCTGGATGGGCGTCAAGGACTCGTTCCGGATGGGGGAGTCCTACGACCCCGCCGACGGGATCCGCCGCTTCGTCAGCGGCACGCCGCCGATCGTGGGGATGATCGCGATGCAGGCGATGCTCGACCTGATCGAGGAGGCGGGCCTCCCCGCGATCCACGCGAAGTCGCTCGAGCTCACCGCCTACGCGGTCGAGCTCTTCGACGCCCACCTCGCGCCGCTGGGCGTCGAGCTGTCGACCACCCGCGACCCGGAGCGCCGCGGCGGTCACATCACGGTCGACCACCCGAGCTTCGCCGCGATGGTCCCGGTGCTCTGGGAGCGCGGCGTCATCCCCGACTTCCGCACCCCCAGCGGCATCCGCCTGGGCCTCTCGCCGCTGTCGACCTCGTTCGCCGAGGTCGAGCTGGTGGTGCTCGCGGTCCGCGACCTCCTCGTCGAGGGCGCCGCCTCGGGCGAGCACGCCGGCGACGGCGGGCCGGTGTCGGAGGAGCGGGCCCGGGGGTGA
- a CDS encoding alpha/beta hydrolase — MTGVLDLVAREPDGVVRYGPAPEHVADLYRAEQPADVLVVVVHGGFWRTRYDRIHARPLAAALADRGFDVLLPEYRRIGDPGGGWPGTFDDVRSVLAALPESSGVAYRRVVLAGHSAGGHLAVWSQAADPSPSVSAVVSLAGVVDLAAAAAERLSDGAADELMAAAPNALAQADPSQLPAPPVPVALVHGDRDAEVPVEYSRRYAARTPGATLHELAGVGHFELIDPREPAFETLVGLLAG, encoded by the coding sequence GTGACCGGCGTCCTCGACCTGGTCGCGCGCGAGCCCGACGGGGTCGTCCGCTACGGGCCGGCGCCGGAGCACGTCGCCGACCTCTACCGAGCGGAGCAGCCCGCCGACGTCCTCGTGGTCGTCGTGCACGGCGGATTCTGGCGCACCCGCTACGACCGGATCCACGCCCGCCCGCTCGCGGCGGCGCTCGCCGACCGGGGCTTCGACGTGCTCCTGCCCGAGTACCGGCGGATCGGCGACCCCGGCGGCGGCTGGCCGGGCACCTTCGACGACGTCCGCTCCGTGCTGGCGGCGCTGCCCGAGTCCTCCGGCGTCGCGTACCGGCGGGTCGTGCTGGCCGGTCACTCCGCGGGCGGGCACCTGGCCGTGTGGTCGCAGGCGGCCGACCCCTCCCCGTCGGTCTCGGCCGTCGTCTCGCTCGCCGGAGTCGTCGACCTCGCCGCCGCGGCCGCCGAGCGGCTCAGCGACGGCGCGGCCGACGAGCTGATGGCCGCCGCACCGAACGCGCTGGCGCAGGCGGATCCGTCGCAGCTCCCCGCGCCGCCGGTGCCCGTCGCCCTCGTGCACGGCGACCGCGACGCCGAGGTCCCGGTCGAGTACAGCCGCCGCTACGCCGCGCGGACCCCGGGGGCGACGCTGCACGAGCTCGCGGGCGTCGGGCACTTCGAGCTCATCGATCCGCGGGAGCCCGCGTTCGAGACGCTGGTCGGGCTGCTCGCGGGCTGA